The proteins below come from a single Bactrocera dorsalis isolate Fly_Bdor chromosome 5, ASM2337382v1, whole genome shotgun sequence genomic window:
- the LOC105222539 gene encoding uncharacterized protein LOC105222539, whose protein sequence is MDILDIDEALKDDSFICLEDKTHDDVSNILQQWKSNNCLLPAQYQQEQAYKLNSRTFTRPRRKSTQNLEQHFSHSSGNNGVQTVLPTHHEQLQHKFTIATPQPAFNLEIGGLVTTMHKSFLQDTSPPSSICSSMEMSMERMNNSLITSADFTNINFLQSTQSLDFNEPTLNGSELFNLANKATNDGYTLSDMIRDRKALESLTLSGDGTLIKDSHICQIDDISLAFSKTASGSSTMDNSTESMQEDNQQQQQRNGIIAAPNAHPVGVFDNSAPESKSNIMHRTMLLSDEVISDTTFQLVESSLCENNINGNDNAAPAMPTKPANETFKRPWNMDETVCIPNKANATYEFKQLTPDARLAAETRCETPENMAEALTSRKFYESTPHAAGLNAGAQLNTPTTSKLYADEVNLSPIVAATEQLNATATRVLSEIFGQECDVKKVNTKTFSGTLPRLESIEQMLDDIENPNETYEKPGAKTQVLQHSAADIQMQNVLELAHAEEELLASNNDQEFEDMLEEFSKVEVNAEHMKMKKSLETIKRRFHRDTTTVTKALTSQQAHKTDDTTDKPTEMHTYDAYEQRRNADAAASVNSDSTAPSGISSPSPSSASISVSSAASSLAASGVGNVSGAGERLLSRRSRLYDNINLSTISAGSSNTQSPSRSLGASFTVHKRDDSAQEDCAAADAVAKQETDCKNEVQENNFGKTEGAIENSNTIAVANYNGVGTYKLSERRERDRDRFKTIKIVKSRNAGDDLIAVNVPCIDDDVSLTADGGTTVFNNNKSEIETEHNLKLCTDSQSTLTRPTNASKINPNFLTYKKPKDKLTNVANLPEIVSAPLTAATANGSSEELENPPVPPSRLRSRSRPRYISGLQKMTVVKATSAGDLDRATALGIRPPTASVSHAALNTIQHINATTVVVEPAKYSRNAQPLKTTTTAEVKSPMGTKSKSFHNLSSNFGFNGGTGLPGPRANSFGLKKPTVYEGAGAPNDRIANGLSSNSSLPQQADESVFKVPKLVSGLRAPGVKRAGLVRPSSAYYSLNSLAVKGMPPLPQPPLVNDIDSDGGRHSPTDSMSSASSRGSIQNGGLIAGKPNSTNNTATKVTSNTTNTNTLNLTKFTTGSKGIPKPSGLRPPTTTNMKRSGLPKPVTGLTRR, encoded by the exons ATGGATATTTTGGACATCGATGAAGCGCTAAAAGATGATTCTTTTAT TTGTTTGGAAGATAAAACACACGATGACGTTTCGAATATTTTGCAGCAATGGAAAAGCAACAATTGTCTTCTACCAGCACAGTATCAACAAGAGCAAG CCTACAAACTAAATTCAAGAACGTTTACTCGACCTCGCAGGAAGTCAACGCAAAATCTAGAGCAACATTTC TCTCACAGTTCCGGAAACAATGGCGTACAGACGGTGCTTCCCACACACCATGAACAGCTGCAACACAAGTTCACAATCGCAACTCCACAACCCGCATTTAATTTAGAAATAGGTGGTCTTGTTACAACAATGCATAAGTCGTTTCTGCAAGACACCTCACCGCCATCATCCATATGTTCCTCCATGGAGATGTCAATGGAACGCATGAATAACTCATTAATCACATCTGCCGACTTCACGAACATTAACTTCCTACAATCGACTCAAAGCCTTGATTTCAACGAACCGACACTTAATGGCAGCGAATTATTCAACTTGGCGAATAAGGCTACCAATGATGGTTATACTTTAAGTGACATGATACGCGACCGTAAAGCATTAGAATCGTTAACACTGTCGGGTGATGGAACACTAATAAAAGATTCACATATTTGCCAGATCGATGATATATCGCTCGCTTTTAGTAAAACTGCGTCAGGTTCCAGTACAATGGATAATTCCACTGAGAGCATGCAAGAGGAcaatcagcagcaacaacaacgtaacGGTATAATAGCAGCACCAAATGCACACCCAGTGGGTGTGTTTGACAACAGTGCGCCGGAAAGCAAAAGCAACATTATGCATCGTACAATGTTGCTTAGCGATGAGGTGATCAGCGATACAACTTTCCAACTGGTTGAGAGTAGTCTATGTGAGAACAATATTAATGGTAATGATAATGCAGCACCAGCCATGCCAACAAAACCAGCTAATGAAACTTTCAAACGACCCTGGAACATGGATGAAACTGTTTGTATACCGAATAAAGCAAATGCAACATACGAATTCAAACAGTTAACACCAGATGCACGTTTAGCTGCGGAAACGCGTTGTGAGACACCGGAAAATATGGCGGAAGCTTTAACTTCACGCAAATTCTACGAATCAACACCACATGCTGCGGGTCTGAACGCAGGCGCACAACTAAATACACCAACAACGTCGAAATTGTATGCGGATGAGGTGAATCTCTCGCCCATAGTGGCTGCAACGGAGCAGTTGAATGCCACTGCCACACGTGTGCTGAGTGAAATTTTCGGTCAAGAGTGTGATGTAAAAAAAGTGAATACGAAAACATTTTCCGGCACGCTACCGCGACTTGAGAGTATCGAACAAATGCTAGATGATATTGAAAATCCGAATGAGACCTACGAGAAACCCGGTGCAAAAACACAAGTGCTACAGCATAGCGCAGCCGACATACAAATGCAGAATGTGTTGGAATTGGCGCATGCCGAAGAGGAGCTTTTAGCTAGCAATAACGATCAGGAATTCGAGGATATGCTGGAGGAGTTCAGCAAAGTGGAAGTCAATGCGGAGCATATGAAAATGAAGAAATCATTGGAGACAATAAAAAGACGTTTTCATCGCGACACCACAACTGTAACAAAAGCGCTAACTTCGCAACAGGCACATAAAACTGACGATACTACTGATAAGCCAACAGAAATGCATACGTACGACGCATACGAACAACGGCGCAATGCGGATGCAGCTGCTAGCGTCAACAGCGATAGTACAGCGCCTTCTGGCATATCGTCACCCTCACCCTCGTCCGCGTCAATATCCGTCTCTTCCGCAGCATCTTCGTTGGCGGCCAGTGGCGTTGGTAATGTCAGCGGCGCAGGCGAACGGTTGCTTAGTCGGCGCAGTCGTCTTTATGATAATATAAATCTCTCAACGATTTCCGCCGGTAGCAGCAACACGCAATCGCCATCACGCTCACTGGGTGCCTCGTTCACCGTGCATAAACGAGATGATAGTGCACAAGAGGATTGCGCGGCAGCTGACGCAGTAGCAAAACAAGAGACTGATTGTAAAAATGAGGtgcaagaaaataattttggcaAGACTGAAGGCGCAATTGAAAATAGCAACACCATAGCGGTTGCGAATTATAACGGTGTGGGCACATATAAACTCTCCGAACGTCGGGAGCGTGATCGTGATCGCTTCAAAACAATCAAAATCGTAAAATCACGCAATGCCGGTGATGACTTAATAGCAGTGAATGTGCCTTGTATTGATGACGACGTTTCGCTTACTGCCGACGGTGGTACGACTgtctttaacaacaacaaatcggaAATTGAAACTGAGCATAATCTTAAGTTGTGCACGGATAGCCAAAGCACCCTTACGCGTCCAACAAACGCTTCAAAAATAAATCCGAATTTCCTTACCTACAAAAAGCCGAAAGACAAACTAACAAATGTTGCTAATTTGCCGGAAATAGTTAGCGCGCCTTTAACGGCTGCAACAGCTAACGGCAGCAGTGAGGAGCTTGAAAATCCACCAGTACCGCCTAGCCGGCTACGTTCACGATCGCGTCCGCGATATATATCGGGTTTGCAAAAGATGACTGTCGTGAAAGCAACATCGGCTGGCGACTTGGATCGTGCTACAGCACTCGGTATACGACCACCTACTGCTAGCGTCAGTCATGCCGCGCTAAATACCATTCAGCACATCAATGCAACAACAGTTGTTGTTGAGCCCGCTAAATATAGTCGTAACGCACAACCTttaaaaaccacaacaacagccgAGGTGAAAAGTCCCATGGGCACAAAATCGAAGTCCTTCCACAATTTATCAagcaattttggttttaatggCGGTACTGGCTTACCCGGGCCACGCGCTAATAGTTTCGGTTTGAAGAAACCAACCGTCTATGAAGGCGCTGGTGCTCCCAATGAT CGCATTGCAAATGGTCTGTCGTCGAACTCCTCACTTCCTCAGCag GCCGACGAGTCTGTCTTCAAAGTTCCCAAATTGGTGTCCGGCCTGCGTGCGCCTGGTGTCAAACGTGCCGGCTTAGTGCGTCCTTCCTCCGCTTACTACAGTCTCAACAGTCTTGCCGTTAAGGGTATGCCACCACTACCGCAACCGCCGTTAGTGAACGACATCGACTCGGATGGCGGTCGACATTCGCCCACCGAT AGCATGTCTTCAGCTTCGTCACGCGGCAGCATACAAAATGGTGGCTTAATTGCTGGAAAACCGAACAGTACTAATAATACAGCAACAAAAGTAACTagtaatacaacaaatacaaatacctTGAATCTGACTAAGTTCACCACTGGCTCAAAGGGCATACCGAAGCCATCTGGTTTGCgcccgccaacaacaacaaacatgaaGCGTAGCGGTTTACCGAAACCAGTAACAGGCCTCACACGACGATAA
- the LOC105222540 gene encoding nucleobindin-2 gives MRLKANLFLILSTAIVLVQFSDALPVTKNKKEEKEEAPVTPSTPDVETALEYERYLKEVVEALESDPEFRKKLDKAPEADIRDGKIAQELEYVNHHVRSKLDEIKRREVERLRQLVNQEYELENEIDREHLKIPQHLDHQNEHTFEIEDLKKLIKKTSEDLAEADRKRRAEFKEYEMQKEFEKESKLKELPEEERKKFEQEEKEKEEKHKKHEKVHHPGNKAQLEDVWEQQDQMDKKDFDPHTFFMMHDVDGNGYWDEIEVKALFIKELDKVYQSGLPEDDMRERAEEMERMREHVFEETDTNRDGLISFQEFLEQTKRDEWNKDPEWETVDEKPQYTHEEYLEFERRRQQEVQRLMAQGLLKPHPNMPQGYYTNDAHDTYQVGGQQHVPAGQQMHYQQPQQQHLQQQQQYAQQQQQYVQQQQQPQFQGQPVQLHPNQAYQTVNGQQQQHQQIPQQQQYQQVPQPQQYQQVPQQQYQQVPQQQYQQGPQQQVPQQQQQQPVQPQQQPQAQQPPKTQQQSQVAAPQVQQQAQQPIQTQQQQPQAAAPVPQAQQQQPNIPTNH, from the exons ATGAGACTGAaagctaatttatttttaatattatccaCTGCAATAGTGTTGGTTCAGTTTTCTGATGCACTGCCAGtgactaaaaataaaaaggagGAAAAGGAAGAAGCGCCCGTAACTCCGTCTACTCCGGATGTGGAAACAGCATTGGAGTATGAAAGGTATTTAAAAGAGGTTGTGGAAGCACTTGAAAGTGACCCTGAATTCCGTAAAAAGTTAGACAAAGCACCTGAAGCTGACATACGT GATGGCAAAATTGCACAAGAATTGGAATATGTGAATCATCATGTTCGCTCCAAATTAGACGAAATCAAGCGGCGTGAAGTCGAACGTTTGCGTCAATTAGTGAATCAGGAATATGAATTGGAAAATGAAATAGATCGTGAGCATCTTAAAATTCCCCAACATTTAGATCACCAGAACGAACATACCTTTGAAATTGAGgatttgaaaaagttaattaaaaaaacttccGAGGACTTAGCAGAAGCTGATAGAAAACGTCGTGCTGAATTTAAAGAATATGAAATGCAGAAAGAATTCGAGAAagaaagcaaattaaaagaacTACCAGAAGAAGAACGCAAGAAATTTGAACAAGAAGAAAAGGAAAAggaagaaaaacataaaaaacacgaaaaagtcCATCACCCCGGAAACAAAGCGCAATTAGAAGATGTGTGGGAACAGCAAGATCAAATGGACAAGAAAGACTTTGATCCGCATACATTCTTCATGATGCATG ACGTGGATGGCAACGGTTACTGGGATGAGATTGAAGTAAAGGCACTTTTCATCAAGGAACTTGACAAAGTGTACCAATCTGGTTTGCCCGAAGACGATATGCGTGAGCGTGCCGAAGAGATGGAGCGTATGCGTGAGCACGTATTTGAGGAGACTGACACCAACCGTGACGGGTTAATTAGTTTCCAAGAGTTTTTGGAACAAACTAAACGTGACGAATGGAACAAAGATCCGGAATGGGAAACTGTTGACGAAAAGCCACAATACACACACGAGGAGTACCTGGAATTCGAAAGACGCCGCCAACAAGAAGTTCAACGCTTGATGGCACAAGGATTG ttgaaACCTCATCCGAATATGCCACAAGGTTATTACACCAACGACGCACATGACACTTATCAAGTGGGTGGTCAACAACATGTACCTGCTGGACAACAGATGCATTACcaacaaccgcaacaacaacacttgcaacagcaacaacaatatgctcaacaacagcaacaatacgtgcagcaacaacaacaaccacagttCCAGGGACAGCCCGTGCAATTGCATCCCAATCAAGCCTACCAAACGGTTAATggtcaacaacagcaacaccaacaaataccacaacaacaacaatatcagcaagTACCACAGCCGCAGCAATACCAACAggtaccacaacaacaataccaacaagTACCACAACAGCAATACCAACAGGGACCACAGCAACAAGTaccacaacagcagcaacaacaacctgtACAGCCTCAACAACAACCGCAAGCACAGCAGCCACCAAAAACCCAACAACAATCACAAGTTGCCGCCCCACAAgtgcaacaacaagcacagcaACCAATAcaaactcaacaacaacaaccacaagctGCAGCTCCCGTACCGCAGgcacaacagcagcaaccaAACATTCCGACAAACCACTGA
- the LOC105222541 gene encoding CDAN1-interacting nuclease 1 encodes MEINTTNQVATEKRKKRILTALEYSSICNFIQHYHGLAIDCEMEMVNRIFTDIDRQTLKSILQTELSTRLRAQHWQNEMKAKKYLKTFKDQVSTHPAPTLLLKIACLEGMSPMALCRTVLQEKYKFLHKADLSRLLKYPHLIDDPKLAANVIQCMCSDSQDGPLVDLRRRILGEEYEFKLKEMATAANMHYYDENDLRRLGYDKTPDIKMIVPFLYKGEVVNWIESKANFGDVKTHKWYIQQQLYSYSNRFGAGIVIYWFGYHEDTPRLPDNNIGIIVLDDFPSSDHMVFLNICDDANPTTEIATESSLQKCKS; translated from the exons atggaaataaatacaACGAACCAAGTCGCCactgaaaaaaggaaaaaacgcATACTTACCGCCTTAGAATATTCGAGTATTTGTAATTTCATACAACATTATCATGGACTTGCCATAGATTGCGAGATGGAGATGGTAAATCGGATTTTCACCGACATTGATAGGCAGACGTTAAAAAGTATCCTGCAAACAGAACTTTCTACACGTTTAAGAGCACAGCATTggcaaaatgaaatgaaagcaaaaaaatacttaaaaac ttttaaaGATCAAGTAAGCACCCATCCAGCACCTACATTACTCCTGAAAATTGCATGCTTAGAGGGCATGAGTCCGATGGCACTTTGTCGCACTGTTttgcaagaaaaatataaatttttgcataaagCGGATTTGAGTCGTCTACTCAAATATCCACATCTCATAGACGATCCGAAACTAGCCGCCAATGTAATACAATGCATGTGTAGTGATTCCCAAGATGGACCGCTTGTTGATTTGCGTCGCCGAATTTTAGGCGAAGAGTATGAATTTAAGTTAAAAGAAATGGCCACTGCCGCTAATATGCACTACTACGATGAAAATGACTTGCGACGTCTTGGCTATGATAAAACACCAGATATTAAAATGATAGTGCCATTCTTATACAAAGGTGAAGTGGTAAATTGGATTGAAAGTAAGGCCAACTTTGGTGATGTAAAAACGCATAAATggtacatacaacaacaactttataGCTACAGTAATCG TTTTGGTGCCGGaattgttatttattggtttggtTATCACGAAGATACTCCGAGACTGCCGGATAATAACATCGGAATAATTGTTTTAGACGATTTTCCATCTTCTGACCATATGGTATTTCTTAATATCTGTGATGATGCCAATCCAACAACAGAAATCGCGACAGAATCAAGTCTACAAAAGTGTAAaagctga